A portion of the Adhaeribacter radiodurans genome contains these proteins:
- a CDS encoding hybrid sensor histidine kinase/response regulator, whose protein sequence is MKKLFFSILFYFCALAIFAQAPDLKFTHLTNAQGLSQSTVMCILKDKSGFMWFGTMDGLNKYDGYNFTVYRHDPNKPGSIPASDIMALYEDKAGNLWIGTNGGTLSRYDRANDTFVHYPANLNDKQAISDKAVTAIFEDSRGNLWLGTMAGLNLFDRKTGKVTRFMAGPRHTNHLSNNSIASITEDTKGNLWIGTYGGLNRFDPRTKTITQFLHYDNNAQSLTYNYVTALLPEENGDIWVGTYGGLDLYNAATNTFTHFRHNPGNANGLSSNTVYALTNAAPGKIWIGTEQGLSLYDSATDQFQHYAKKSEVENSLSHNSIISLLQDKQGILWIGTNSSGLNKYDRNLSTFALYQSHNPDLTSLSFNIVTAFAEKSNGDVWVGTDGGGLNLFNRETQTFSRWLPNPRNKNSLASPAVLDLVQSQKTDDLWIGMFDGGLNRYNWKTNTFTHYKAGNSPYHLSNNSVFRLIEDRQGNIWIGTGGGGLNKLDVKTQKITQYKFDPANPNSLSNDYIRALYEDKAGNIWVGTYSGGLNKFNPETQTFTRYDKANNNLSHDVIFSITEDRRGNLWVGTMGGGLNVLNKKTNKFTFFTEKNGLPSNVINSIVEDASGFLWLSTNNGVSRFHPEKNTFKNYSPYNGLQSYEFTDGSGLITQNGEVFFGGSNGFNLFQPAQMVDNTNVPPVVLTDLHLFNKSVDIGGDSPLQQHISQTKTLTLPYDQAVFALEYAALDYTIPEKNQYAYILENFDKQWSHVGTERKATYTNLDPGTYTFRVKAANNDGVWNPQPTTLKIIITPPYWMTWWFRLLLAGVVTGGVLAFYRNRLQTIREQQAKLEQQVQERTAQVSHQKEELQRQATHLKHLNEQLLDQQEYEKQAKEEAEQARQEAEKANQAKSIFLATMSHEIRTPLNGVIGMTALLSETKLDAEQRNFTEIIGRSGKNLLTVINDVLDFSKIESGKMELEQQSFNLRECLEEVLDMFASKAAQQQLELLYELDSKLPNCIVGDYSRLQQILINLVGNALKFTAAGEIVVKATLEQLLENDQLKLRFTVKDTGIGFSPEKAASLFQPFSQLDSSTTRKYGGTGLGLAICKRLVELMQGEISAISQPGAGATFRFTLLTAAAPDLNVTDVVTPVNAGELQHKTILLVIPNATCCEWLCQQLQHWQYKPVAVASAREALSVVKQQTFDAVLTDRQLPGMDGVSLAQALRQQQPDLPLILLCPLGNELDAEARALFSCTLSKPVKYLALQQAIKESMQHQRPEVSPATAQHKLSEKFAHQYPLRILVAEDYPINQLFARMALERLGYIIEMAENGLQVLTACEQSRYDVILMDVQMPEMDGLDATRAIRAQENSPQPYIIATTASALTEDELACIEAGMNAFISKPIDLDALMKALQKAFAFMQEVAELEK, encoded by the coding sequence ATGAAAAAACTCTTTTTTAGTATCCTTTTTTATTTCTGTGCCCTGGCCATTTTTGCCCAAGCACCAGATCTAAAATTTACGCACTTAACCAATGCGCAAGGTTTATCGCAGAGTACGGTTATGTGTATTCTGAAAGATAAATCCGGATTTATGTGGTTCGGCACCATGGATGGGTTAAATAAGTACGATGGATACAACTTTACCGTTTACCGGCACGATCCTAACAAACCCGGCAGCATTCCGGCCAGCGATATTATGGCGCTTTACGAAGACAAAGCTGGTAATTTATGGATAGGAACTAACGGCGGAACATTGAGCCGTTACGATCGGGCTAACGATACTTTTGTGCATTACCCGGCTAACCTCAACGATAAACAAGCCATTAGTGATAAAGCCGTTACGGCTATTTTCGAGGACAGCCGGGGAAATTTATGGCTGGGTACCATGGCAGGTTTAAATTTGTTTGATAGAAAAACCGGTAAGGTTACCCGTTTTATGGCGGGGCCACGGCATACCAACCATTTAAGCAACAACAGTATTGCCTCTATTACCGAAGATACTAAGGGCAACTTATGGATTGGTACCTACGGTGGGCTGAACCGCTTCGATCCCCGCACCAAAACAATTACTCAATTCCTCCACTACGATAATAATGCCCAAAGCCTGACGTACAACTATGTTACTGCTCTGCTGCCGGAAGAAAACGGTGATATTTGGGTGGGTACGTACGGGGGCTTAGATTTATATAATGCTGCTACTAATACTTTTACGCATTTTCGGCATAATCCGGGTAATGCTAATGGGTTGAGCAGTAATACTGTTTATGCTCTTACCAATGCCGCCCCGGGTAAAATCTGGATTGGTACCGAACAAGGTTTAAGTCTTTACGATAGCGCCACAGACCAATTTCAGCATTACGCCAAGAAATCCGAAGTTGAAAACAGTTTAAGTCATAATTCAATAATTTCCTTGCTGCAGGATAAGCAGGGAATTTTATGGATTGGTACGAACTCCAGCGGTTTAAATAAATACGACCGCAATTTATCTACTTTTGCTTTATACCAGAGTCATAACCCCGACCTTACCAGTTTAAGTTTTAATATTGTGACGGCCTTTGCCGAAAAAAGCAACGGCGATGTATGGGTAGGAACCGATGGTGGCGGCTTGAATCTTTTTAACCGGGAAACCCAGACCTTCTCGCGGTGGTTGCCGAACCCGAGGAATAAAAATTCTCTGGCTAGCCCGGCGGTATTGGATTTGGTGCAGAGCCAGAAAACCGACGATCTCTGGATAGGCATGTTTGATGGCGGATTGAATCGTTACAATTGGAAAACAAATACTTTTACGCATTATAAAGCCGGTAACTCTCCTTATCATTTAAGTAATAACTCTGTTTTCCGGTTAATCGAAGACCGACAAGGTAATATCTGGATTGGCACCGGTGGGGGCGGATTGAATAAGCTGGATGTTAAAACCCAAAAAATAACGCAATACAAGTTTGACCCCGCTAACCCCAACAGCCTGAGCAACGATTATATCCGGGCTTTGTACGAAGACAAGGCGGGTAATATTTGGGTAGGTACTTATTCAGGTGGTTTGAACAAGTTTAACCCGGAAACGCAAACCTTTACCCGTTACGATAAAGCAAATAATAATCTGAGCCACGATGTAATCTTTTCTATTACGGAAGATCGGCGGGGTAATTTGTGGGTGGGTACCATGGGTGGAGGATTGAACGTATTAAACAAGAAAACCAATAAATTTACTTTTTTCACCGAAAAAAATGGTTTGCCCAGCAACGTTATCAATAGCATCGTGGAAGATGCCTCGGGCTTTTTGTGGTTGAGCACCAACAACGGGGTAAGCCGCTTTCATCCCGAAAAAAATACGTTTAAAAACTATAGCCCTTACAATGGCTTGCAAAGTTATGAGTTTACAGACGGGTCGGGTCTGATTACCCAAAATGGGGAAGTTTTTTTTGGCGGCAGTAATGGGTTTAACTTATTTCAACCGGCACAAATGGTAGATAATACCAATGTGCCACCGGTAGTATTAACCGATTTACATTTATTTAATAAGTCGGTAGATATTGGGGGTGATTCGCCTTTGCAGCAACATATAAGCCAGACGAAAACACTTACCCTGCCCTACGACCAGGCTGTTTTTGCCCTGGAATACGCTGCCCTGGATTATACCATTCCGGAAAAAAACCAATATGCCTACATTCTGGAAAATTTTGACAAACAATGGAGCCACGTAGGTACCGAGCGCAAAGCCACCTACACCAACCTCGACCCAGGAACGTATACTTTTCGGGTAAAAGCTGCCAATAACGATGGGGTTTGGAACCCGCAGCCTACTACTTTAAAAATAATTATTACTCCCCCTTACTGGATGACCTGGTGGTTCCGGTTGTTGCTGGCCGGAGTGGTTACAGGGGGTGTATTGGCTTTTTACCGCAACCGCTTACAAACTATCCGGGAGCAGCAAGCTAAACTGGAACAACAAGTGCAGGAACGCACGGCGCAGGTAAGTCATCAGAAAGAAGAATTACAAAGGCAAGCCACTCATTTAAAACATTTAAATGAGCAGTTGCTCGATCAGCAGGAGTACGAAAAGCAAGCCAAAGAAGAAGCAGAACAAGCGCGTCAGGAAGCCGAAAAAGCCAATCAGGCCAAGAGTATCTTTCTGGCTACCATGAGCCACGAAATCCGTACGCCGCTGAATGGGGTTATTGGCATGACCGCTTTACTCTCCGAAACCAAATTAGATGCGGAGCAGCGCAACTTTACCGAAATTATCGGCCGCTCGGGTAAAAACCTGTTAACGGTAATAAACGATGTGCTCGATTTTTCTAAAATTGAATCGGGTAAGATGGAGCTGGAACAGCAATCTTTTAACCTCCGGGAATGCCTGGAAGAGGTGCTGGATATGTTTGCCAGTAAAGCCGCCCAGCAGCAATTAGAATTACTCTATGAACTCGATTCCAAATTACCAAACTGCATTGTGGGAGATTATAGCCGCTTGCAGCAGATTCTCATTAACCTGGTAGGCAACGCTTTAAAATTTACTGCCGCAGGCGAGATTGTGGTAAAGGCAACGCTGGAACAACTATTAGAGAACGATCAATTAAAGTTAAGATTTACGGTAAAAGATACCGGCATTGGTTTTTCGCCGGAGAAGGCGGCCAGTTTGTTTCAACCGTTCTCTCAACTCGATTCCTCAACTACCCGCAAATACGGGGGTACAGGCTTAGGATTGGCTATTTGTAAAAGATTGGTGGAGTTAATGCAAGGAGAAATTAGCGCTATCAGCCAGCCGGGAGCAGGAGCAACATTCCGGTTTACCCTGCTTACCGCTGCCGCCCCGGACCTTAACGTTACCGACGTAGTAACACCCGTAAATGCTGGTGAACTACAGCATAAAACTATTTTGCTGGTAATCCCCAATGCTACTTGTTGCGAGTGGTTGTGCCAGCAATTGCAGCACTGGCAGTATAAGCCGGTAGCAGTAGCTTCGGCCCGCGAAGCACTATCTGTTGTAAAGCAACAAACTTTTGATGCGGTACTCACCGACCGGCAATTACCTGGTATGGATGGTGTGTCTCTGGCCCAGGCCTTGCGCCAGCAGCAACCTGACTTGCCTCTTATTTTATTATGCCCCTTAGGTAACGAACTAGATGCCGAAGCTCGTGCGTTGTTTAGCTGTACCTTGAGTAAACCAGTAAAATACCTGGCGCTACAACAAGCAATTAAAGAAAGTATGCAGCACCAACGGCCGGAAGTTAGCCCAGCCACTGCCCAACATAAACTTTCGGAAAAGTTTGCGCATCAGTATCCGCTGCGCATTTTAGTGGCCGAAGATTATCCGATAAACCAGTTATTTGCCCGCATGGCGCTAGAACGTTTGGGTTACATCATCGAAATGGCCGAGAATGGCTTACAAGTACTTACTGCCTGCGAGCAAAGCCGCTACGACGTAATTCTGATGGATGTACAAATGCCCGAAATGGATGGTTTGGATGCTACCCGGGCTATCCGGGCGCAAGAGAATAGTCCCCAACCGTACATTATTGCCACCACTGCCAGTGCTCTTACCGAAGATGAATTAGCTTGTATTGAGGCCGGCATGAATGCCTTTATTAGTAAACCCATCGACTTGGATGCGCTCATGAAAGCCTTGCAAAAAGCATTTGCGTTTATGCAGGAAGTGGCCGAACTGGAGAAGTAA